The Bos taurus isolate L1 Dominette 01449 registration number 42190680 breed Hereford chromosome 18, ARS-UCD2.0, whole genome shotgun sequence nucleotide sequence CAGGGCAGGGCGGGGTTCTCGCCCATCTCTCACTGTGGGGGAAGCCCCAGGGATCTTTCAGCGCCGGGAGCCCACAGCCCCATTGGATGTGCCGCCCAGGCCTGCCAGGCTGTCCCCCTGCCCTAAACGTGTCACTGGTGAGGAGACTGGCCACACAGGCACCGTGCGGGCTGTGGGCTCGGGCCCCTGACCTTCCTCGTCACCAACTCTCACAGCCTCTGAGGCATGACCACTCTCTGTGATACGGGGGAGCTGGGGCCTCGTTCCCACATGCAGGGTTCTGTGACTCCAAGGGCtctgcccttcctcctccagctccctctCTAAATGGGGAAAGGCAGAGGCCAGGCCTCACTTCTGCCACCAGACAGGATGTGAGGGGGCCTCTTGTGCAGTCCCTCTGCACTGGGACCCCGTGGGCACTCAGGGCTCCAGGCCTGCACCCCACAAACCTTGAGGAGGAACTGTGAGTCTCCCCTGTGCTCACACCAGCCCTGGGAGCAGGGAAGGCGGTTATgatcccatcttacagatgaggccACTGAGGCTCCGAGAGGGAAGGGGGTGTCACGGCAGGGCCTGGGCCTCGGTTACCCATGGAAAGCTCTCTGATTAGACACAGGGGCAGAAACCCAGCTCTTCTCTCACCTTGCTGTGTGCCCTTGAGGGAGTCACTGTCCCTCTGtggacctcagttttcccaaCTATAAATTAGAGATAAGGGCACAGCTCAGAGGGTTGGAGTGAGAATTCACTTAAGATTTGTGAAAAGCATATAGCCCAGTGCCAGGCACCTGGGTAGGTGACACGGGACTGTGACCCATGGCTGTCATTACTGTGCCTGACCCAGTGCTAGTACCAGTGTGGGGTCTGGCCCCAGCCTGATGGGCTCTCCAGGTCATTCCCCCTGGCGGGCAAGCTGACACCCAGACTGAGAACTTCTAGAGAAGTCTACCTGAGTGCGTCCCCACCTCTTTCATGAGCCCCTCCTCAGCCTCTGTGGGCCTGTGTCCCCTAGATGAGCCAGGCACTAGCTGTAGCCCACAATGGTAGCCCCCGAGAGGGCGTCAAGTCAGGGCGTGCAGAGAACAAGCTCCAGATCTCACGGCCTGGATCTGAGTCCCAACTCTGACGTATCAGCTGTACAAGTGTTTCAACCTCTCGGAACCTCAGTTTACCCACCTGTAGAATGGGGATGATGAGAACTGGACCTGACTCAGAGTTACTATGAGGCCTCAAGgaaaaaccaccaccatcatcacttaCGATGACTGTTCACAACAGCAGCCTCTGCACCAAGCAGCAGGCCTGACTCAATAAACCTGTTCATGAATaaacgccccccgccccccgccagctCCAGTGGTATTCACAGAGGGACTGGGGGTTGCGGGGCGGGGGGCAGTAGTTTGGGCCCCTCCCTCTCACCATCTCTCTGGGAACCACCCCATCCCCTCTCTGCTCCTTGCAGTGAGCTGTGTCTGGAAGGCCCAGAGATCAGccccagcctgggtgggagggggaagTTTCCAAGCCTGTCCTGTCCACTGAACCGCAAGACAGAGCCCCAGTTCCTCAGCTACAGGGGAAGGCACCTCTGTCTACCACCTTGGCAGGCCCACGCGGCCCCATCCATGACTCACCCAGCTGCCGGAAGAGGCTATGGAGCTAATTATTCCATACACCATAACTTGCTGAGGCTGGTGCCAGGGACACGGGCCCAAGGTGGAGTGTGTGCAGATCCACGtgtaaatttttaataaagcaCAGGAGCAGacacccaccccagccccccagcctgACAGCAGCACCTCACCTGCCCTCCGGGTgtccctgggcagggccacacctgtggGGGTCGGCGGCGTGATGATGATGTTGGGGACGTCCAGGTGCTTGTCGCTCAGCACGGGGGCCTCGTCGTGGCTGCCACTGCTGCTTACACACATCTT carries:
- the C18H16orf74 gene encoding uncharacterized protein C16orf74 homolog isoform X2, which translates into the protein MCVSSSGSHDEAPVLSDKHLDVPNIIITPPTPTGVALPRDTRRAVWLDESGSCTEDGDLDPEA
- the C18H16orf74 gene encoding uncharacterized protein C16orf74 homolog isoform X1 — encoded protein: MGLKLTCLKGLKMCVSSSGSHDEAPVLSDKHLDVPNIIITPPTPTGVALPRDTRRAVWLDESGSCTEDGDLDPEA